In the genome of Bubalus kerabau isolate K-KA32 ecotype Philippines breed swamp buffalo chromosome 8, PCC_UOA_SB_1v2, whole genome shotgun sequence, one region contains:
- the STARD3NL gene encoding STARD3 N-terminal-like protein: MNPLPEDMENTLTGSQSSHASVRDIHSINPTQLMARIESYEGREKKGISDVRRTFCLFVTFDLLFVTLLWIIELNVNGGIENTLEKEVVQYDYYSSYFDIFLLAVFRFKVLILAYAVCRLRHWWAIALTTAVTSAFLLAKVILSKLFSQGAFGYVLPIISFILAWIETWFLDFKVLPQEAEEENRLLIVQDASERAALIPGGLSDGQFYSPPESEAGSENEAEEKQDSEKPLLEL, from the exons ATGAACCCCCTGCCAGAAGACATGGAGAATACTCTCACGGGGAGTCAGAGCTCACACGCTTCTGTGCGCGACATCCACTCCATCAACCCCACGCAGCTCATGGCCAGGATCGAGTCCTATGAAGGAAGGGAGAAGAAGGGCATATCTGATGTCAGGAggactttctgtttgtttgtcaCCTTTGACCTCTTATTTGTAACATTACTGTGGATAATAGAGTTAAAT GTGAATGGAGGTATTGAGAACACGTTAGAGAAAGAGGTGGTGCAGTATGACTACTACTCTTcttattttgatatattt cttTTGGCAGTTTTTCGATTTAAAGTGTTAATACTTGCATATGCAGTGTGCAGACTGCGCCATTGGTGGGCCATAGCG TTGACAACAGCAGTGACCAGTGCCTTTTTATTAGCAAAAGTGATCCTCTCAAAG CTTTTCTCACAAGGGGCTTTTGGCTATGTGCTGCCCATCATTTCCTTCATCCTTGCCTGGATCGAGACATGGTTCCTGGACTTCAAAGTGTTACCTCAAGAGGcagaagaagaaaaca GACTCTTGATAGTTCAGGATGCCTCGGAGAGGGCGGCGCTGATTCCTGGGGGTCTTTCTGATGGTCAGTTTTATTCTCCTCCTGAATCTGAAGCAG